The segment TCCAGGGTTCCTTCATGGGATAATTCCTTAAGCTTATCGTGCAATTCTCTATCCCAATCGGTACCCACTACTTTCCAATTTTCTTCATATTCTGGGGTAAGCACACCATTTTTTACTTCTATTATATACTTTTCTATGAGTTTTCTAAGATCTCCTCCGCTTATAGCCGAAAAGTCAGGATGATCTTCGGTTCTGCCAAGAAGCTTTGGCAGTTGTTCTCCTTTTTCAAATATTGGACCATAGGTCAAAAGTTGGGTATTTGCTCTATAATTGTTGACTGCCAATGTTAATACATCGTTACCTTGTATAGGTGTACCATCGATTTTTCTTAAATTTACTATCCTCTGACCCACTGGTTTTGAAACATCGATCTCGTAATAAACCCCTTTAAACATATCATAATTATAACCCGGAATTTTTTGGTTGAAAGAAATAGTTAAATCTCCAGGTTGGTATTGATTGTAATAAGAAGCCGACCATTCCATATATTTCTTCAACTGCTTTCCTGTTATTTCTAGTACATACAAAGTATTGTCGTATCTATAAATTAAAGAAATGTCTGATCTTTTTATAGGACCTTCTTTTATATTTGCATCCGATCTAAAAGCTGCAGAAGCTGATACATCTATTTTTTCACCTATCACTTGTTCCCCATAATACATTTGAACGGAATTTATCAAATCTATCATAGCGGTGGGTTGTATGTATACTTGTGGGATACCTTTTATTTCATCTGGAGGAACTAAAGGTCCGCCTTTTAATTCTCCTATTATCTCGTTAGCATAGTCTAAAGCCTTATAATGAAAAGGTTGAAGCTTTTTCTCCAATTCACTGTCTGGTGGTACTGTTCCAGTAGCAGCTTTTACATCGTAATTAGCGGAACTTTTATCAACTATTACGTACTTATCTCCTTCCTTCTGGAGTTCCAATACCACTTGTGATAACGTCTGCCCCCATTTTCCGGGTTCCACAATTAAAGTTCCGTTGAGCTTCACTTCTTGCGTAATGTCATTTTTTTGTTCATCAATAATCTTACCATTAAATACTTTATACAACTTTCCATTATAATAGTAAGTTTCAGCTATTTTTTCATGGAAATGACCCGCAATAACAACATCTAAATCAGGTGTCGCCTCTAGAATATCTATAACCCCAGAACCATAGGTCCCATATTCTTCTTCGATTCCCATATGAAAAGCTCCCACAATCACGTCAA is part of the Petrotoga miotherma DSM 10691 genome and harbors:
- a CDS encoding 5'-nucleotidase C-terminal domain-containing protein encodes the protein MLKRAILALVLLLSVFSLFFAETIEVQILATSDLHGRFLPYDYALNQPNYSGSIAQVYSIINELRSENPEGTILIDNGDTIQENLSNIFLEDAIHPMIFAMNEIGYDAWVLGNHEFNYGVPTLKKIMRQFMPVDDNPNSVLCGNVYNPDGTRLAAPYKIVTTGNGIKVGIIGMVTPNIVKWDAANLQDYIVVDPVDEVRVAVAQLKGQVDVIVGAFHMGIEEEYGTYGSGVIDILEATPDLDVVIAGHFHEKIAETYYYNGKLYKVFNGKIIDEQKNDITQEVKLNGTLIVEPGKWGQTLSQVVLELQKEGDKYVIVDKSSANYDVKAATGTVPPDSELEKKLQPFHYKALDYANEIIGELKGGPLVPPDEIKGIPQVYIQPTAMIDLINSVQMYYGEQVIGEKIDVSASAAFRSDANIKEGPIKRSDISLIYRYDNTLYVLEITGKQLKKYMEWSASYYNQYQPGDLTISFNQKIPGYNYDMFKGVYYEIDVSKPVGQRIVNLRKIDGTPIQGNDVLTLAVNNYRANTQLLTYGPIFEKGEQLPKLLGRTEDHPDFSAISGGDLRKLIEKYIIEVKNGVLTPEYEENWKVVGTDWDRELHDKLKELSHEGTLEVSPYKAVRVEDIEVFL